A single genomic interval of Methylophilales bacterium MBRSF5 harbors:
- a CDS encoding elongation factor Ts: MAEITASLVKELREMTDAPMMDCKKALSEVDGDLQKAEELLRVKFGNKATKVSSRVAAEGLISIAVSNDGKQGAILETNSETDFCAKNDEFVNFTQKVANAILESNPSDIDALKNVSIDGTSVEETRSNLVGKIGENISPRRFISGTAGGKFHSYLHGGKIGVLLDLDGGDDELGKDIAMHIAASKPKALDESGISQDLIDAEKRVAIEKAKEAGKPEEMLDKIATGTVNKFLKEVTLLNQAFVKDDKQTIQNLLDSKGAKVHNFTLFVVGEGIEKVESDFAAEVAEASKV; encoded by the coding sequence ATGGCTGAAATAACTGCATCTCTGGTAAAAGAATTAAGAGAAATGACTGATGCGCCAATGATGGATTGCAAAAAAGCTTTATCTGAAGTTGATGGAGATCTTCAAAAGGCTGAAGAGTTGCTAAGGGTTAAGTTTGGTAATAAAGCTACAAAAGTAAGCTCAAGAGTTGCTGCAGAAGGCTTAATTTCAATTGCTGTATCAAATGATGGAAAGCAAGGAGCAATATTAGAAACGAATTCAGAAACTGACTTCTGTGCAAAAAATGATGAATTTGTAAATTTCACCCAGAAAGTTGCTAACGCAATTTTAGAATCAAACCCAAGTGATATTGATGCACTAAAAAATGTGTCCATAGATGGCACTTCTGTTGAAGAAACTCGTTCTAATCTTGTTGGTAAGATTGGTGAAAATATTTCACCACGAAGATTTATTTCTGGAACGGCTGGTGGAAAATTCCACTCTTATCTTCATGGTGGTAAGATCGGTGTTCTATTAGATCTTGATGGCGGTGATGATGAATTAGGTAAAGATATTGCAATGCATATTGCCGCATCTAAACCAAAAGCTCTTGATGAATCTGGCATATCACAAGATCTTATAGATGCTGAGAAAAGAGTCGCAATTGAGAAGGCTAAAGAGGCAGGAAAGCCTGAAGAAATGTTAGATAAAATTGCCACAGGAACAGTTAATAAGTTTTTAAAAGAAGTGACATTATTAAATCAGGCGTTTGTAAAAGATGATAAGCAAACGATTCAGAATTTATTAGATTCAAAAGGGGCAAAGGTTCATAACTTTACACTTTTCGTGGTCGGTGAAGGAATCGAAAAGGTAGAATCGGATTTTGCTGCAGAGGTTGCAGAGGCCTCGAAAGTTTAA
- a CDS encoding methionine aminopeptidase, producing the protein MSVTIKNEDDIRKMRVAGKLAAEVLDFITPHVQPGVTTEEIDRLCHDYMVNVQDTVPAPLNYAPPGHAPYPKSICTSINNQICHGIPSDRVLKKGDVVNIDITVIKEGYHGDTSRMFYVGEPSIQAKRLCEITYQAMWKGIREVGPGAKLGDIGFSIQHFAESHGFSIVREFCGHGIGKVFHEEPQVLHYGKKGTGFELKEGMTFTIEPMVNAGKKDIRMMPDGWTVVTKDRSLSAQWEHTILVTKDGYEVLTISEHTPPPFLD; encoded by the coding sequence ATGTCAGTTACAATAAAAAATGAAGATGATATTCGCAAAATGCGAGTCGCCGGAAAATTGGCTGCGGAAGTCTTAGACTTTATAACTCCACATGTACAACCTGGTGTTACAACGGAAGAAATTGATCGTTTATGCCACGATTACATGGTTAACGTTCAAGATACAGTACCAGCCCCACTAAACTATGCACCTCCAGGTCATGCTCCTTACCCAAAATCAATTTGTACATCGATTAATAATCAAATATGTCATGGAATTCCAAGTGATAGAGTGCTCAAAAAGGGTGACGTTGTTAATATTGATATCACTGTAATTAAAGAAGGTTATCACGGTGACACCAGCCGAATGTTTTATGTTGGTGAACCCTCAATTCAGGCAAAAAGACTATGTGAAATTACATACCAAGCAATGTGGAAAGGTATTAGAGAAGTTGGGCCTGGTGCAAAATTAGGTGATATCGGCTTTTCAATACAACATTTTGCGGAAAGCCACGGATTTTCAATTGTACGAGAGTTTTGTGGGCATGGAATTGGGAAAGTTTTCCATGAAGAACCGCAAGTCCTCCACTATGGAAAAAAAGGAACAGGATTCGAATTAAAAGAAGGTATGACATTCACCATTGAACCAATGGTAAATGCAGGTAAAAAAGATATTCGTATGATGCCAGACGGTTGGACAGTTGTCACTAAGGATAGATCATTGTCAGCACAATGGGAACATACCATTTTAGTTACTAAAGACGGGTATGAAGTCTTAACTATATCCGAACATACACCCCCACCCTTTCTTGATTAA
- a CDS encoding uridylate kinase: MLNKPIKRVLLKLSGEALMGENSFGISPDIVNQIVIEIKKILEQDIQLAIVIGGGNIFRGISLGDQGMTRATGDYMGMLATVMNSLALEDAFNKNNIITRVQSAVNVEQIVEPYVRAKALQYLSENKVVIFSGGTGNPFFTTDTAAALRASEIDADIMIKATKVNGIYSDDPVKNQKAVKFDQISFDDVIDKKLKVMDATAFTLCREQSMPIGVINIFKQNSLYNFINKNFTDGTLVIN; encoded by the coding sequence ATGCTAAATAAGCCAATTAAAAGAGTTCTATTGAAGCTATCAGGGGAGGCTCTGATGGGTGAGAATTCTTTTGGTATTTCTCCAGATATTGTTAATCAAATCGTTATTGAAATTAAAAAAATTCTTGAACAAGACATTCAGCTCGCTATTGTTATCGGAGGTGGAAATATTTTTCGTGGAATTTCACTTGGCGATCAGGGAATGACCCGTGCCACTGGTGACTATATGGGTATGCTAGCTACCGTGATGAATTCTCTCGCATTGGAGGATGCATTTAATAAGAACAATATCATTACTAGAGTCCAATCAGCGGTTAATGTCGAACAGATTGTTGAGCCTTACGTAAGAGCTAAAGCTCTTCAATATCTAAGTGAAAACAAAGTGGTTATCTTTTCTGGCGGAACTGGAAACCCATTCTTTACCACAGATACTGCAGCTGCTTTAAGAGCATCTGAAATAGATGCTGATATCATGATTAAAGCAACTAAAGTTAATGGTATTTACTCAGACGATCCAGTAAAGAATCAAAAGGCTGTTAAGTTTGATCAAATATCATTTGATGATGTAATCGATAAAAAACTTAAAGTAATGGATGCTACTGCCTTTACCCTCTGCAGAGAGCAATCAATGCCGATTGGCGTTATAAATATATTCAAACAAAATTCCTTGTATAATTTTATAAATAAAAATTTTACAGATGGAACGTTGGTTATCAACTAG
- a CDS encoding ribosome-recycling factor, protein MEELKIKMEKTIERLKNDFSKIRTGRAHTGLLDHLSVDYYGTITPLSQMANVTLGDNVTINVQPYDKTQTSAIEKVIRDSDLGLNPSVNGDLIRVPMPPLTEERRKDLIKVVKSEGENAKISIRNIRRDGNDELKKQLKEKLISEDDEKRDQAKIQTLTDEFIKSIDNLITSKEKDLLEI, encoded by the coding sequence ATGGAAGAGTTAAAAATAAAGATGGAAAAGACCATAGAAAGATTAAAAAATGATTTTTCTAAAATAAGAACTGGTAGAGCGCATACAGGATTGTTAGATCACTTATCTGTAGATTATTATGGAACAATAACACCACTATCACAAATGGCTAATGTAACTTTAGGAGATAACGTAACTATTAATGTGCAGCCATACGATAAAACTCAAACTAGTGCTATTGAAAAAGTCATTAGAGATTCTGATTTGGGTCTTAATCCTTCAGTCAATGGGGATTTGATCAGGGTCCCAATGCCTCCGCTTACTGAGGAGAGAAGAAAGGATTTAATTAAAGTCGTTAAATCTGAAGGGGAGAATGCCAAAATTTCAATTCGAAATATAAGACGTGATGGTAATGATGAACTAAAAAAACAACTTAAAGAAAAACTAATTAGTGAGGATGATGAAAAAAGAGATCAAGCAAAAATTCAAACCCTAACTGATGAATTTATCAAGTCAATCGATAATCTAATTACATCAAAAGAAAAAGATCTGTTAGAAATTTAG
- a CDS encoding 30S ribosomal protein S2 gives MSVTMRQMLEAGVHFGHQTRYWNPKMESFIFGERNKIHIINLEKTLPLFEEASKFLKNLAANKGRILFVGTKRQAREIVKEEAERAGCPYVNHRWLGGMLTNFKTVKQSIKRLNELETMIADGSLDKLKKREALTVKRDHEKLVRSIGGIKEMTSLPDAIFVIDVGFESGAVEEATKLGIPVVGIVDSNNSIENISYVIPGNDDSSRAIRLYARGMADAVLAGKNQAITDLAKSVSEETAEEE, from the coding sequence ATGTCAGTTACAATGAGACAAATGCTTGAGGCTGGTGTCCATTTCGGTCACCAAACCCGTTACTGGAACCCAAAAATGGAATCATTTATTTTTGGTGAACGTAATAAGATCCATATTATCAATCTTGAAAAAACACTTCCTCTTTTTGAAGAAGCTTCAAAATTTCTAAAAAACCTTGCTGCAAACAAAGGGCGAATCTTATTTGTTGGTACAAAACGTCAAGCAAGAGAAATTGTTAAAGAAGAAGCTGAAAGAGCTGGTTGCCCATACGTAAATCATAGATGGTTAGGCGGGATGTTGACTAACTTTAAAACAGTAAAGCAATCTATTAAGCGTTTAAATGAACTTGAAACTATGATTGCTGACGGATCTCTTGATAAATTGAAAAAAAGAGAAGCTCTAACTGTTAAACGTGATCATGAAAAACTTGTCCGCTCAATTGGTGGTATCAAAGAGATGACATCCTTGCCTGATGCAATATTTGTAATTGATGTTGGTTTTGAAAGTGGAGCAGTGGAAGAAGCAACAAAATTAGGTATCCCTGTTGTGGGAATTGTTGACTCCAACAACTCTATTGAAAATATTTCTTATGTTATTCCTGGAAATGACGACTCAAGTAGAGCTATTCGCCTCTATGCAAGAGGCATGGCTGATGCAGTCTTGGCTGGCAAAAATCAAGCGATTACTGATTTGGCAAAATCGGTATCCGAAGAGACTGCTGAAGAAGAATAA